The Morganella morganii sequence CGGCGTTAGCCTCTTCTTCGGTTAACTCGCGCTCATCATCCTCACTTTCCGGCTCGCCGTAGAACGGCACCAGTGCACGGGTGATCAGCTGACTGACACCACGTCCGTGTGAGGCGGCGATAGGCACCACTTCGCCCAGACCCAGGCTGTAGAATTCACCCAGCGCCTGATCCTGATCGATGCCGTCGATTTTGTTCGCCACCACAAAGGTGGTTTTGTTATCGCGGCTGCGCAGATGTTTGGCAATACCGCTGTCCGCCGGCATCAGGCCGGAACGGGCATCCACCATAAACAGCACAATATCGGCTTCTTCAATCGCCAGCAGTGATTGCGCGGCCATGTGGGTTTCAACACCCTCTTCCGTGCCGTCAATACCGCCGGTATCGATAATAATAAATTCCTGTCCCTCAACCTCTGCACGACCGTACTTACGATCCCGCGTCAGGCCGGGGAAATCAGCAACCAACGCATCGCGCGTACGCGTTAAGCGGTTGAATAATGTGGACTTCCCGACATTGGGACGCCCGACCAGAGCAACGACAGGTATCATGCTTTTACTGCCTCATAACACTGAAAAAATCCCCTGCACCATACAGGAGATTAAAGACGAAACGGCTCCTGTCATTCAGGAGCCGTCAATGAAACCACTCCGCAGTCAGTTACCCTGCCGGAGTGATGCCGGAAACAGCGGTTTACTGTCAGCGGCGGAGCAGGTACAGGCGTCCGTCACGGGCCTGCACCATCAGTTTATCACCGGCAATCGACGGACGGCTGAGAATACCGGAACTGTTCAGTTTATTCTGCGCCACGAACTGTCCGTTGGAGGTATCCAGCCAGTGGAGATAACCTTCACCGTCACCCACGACCAGATAGCCGTTAAAGATTTCCGGTGCGGAGAGATTACGGTGCAGTAATTTATCCTGTGACCACATGGTGACGCCATCCGCTGCGCGCAGACCATAGACGTTATCATCCTGGTCAACAACATAGAGGGATTCGCCATCCAGCACCAGTTCGTTGACTGAACCGAAATCGCGTTTCCACAGAATCTGACCGCTGCGCATATCCATCGCCACCAGATTGCCGTTATACGCGATAGCGTAAACACGACCGTCAGCAACAACCGGGGTCATATCCACGTCATTCAGACGGCTGATTTCGGTGGTACCGGTTGTCTGGGAAATACGCTGCTGCCAGATAATCTGACCCTGGCCGAGCATAACCGCACTGACACGACCGTTGTCACCACCGACAAATGCCGCACCCATGGCCACAGCCGGGGCTGATTCACCACGGACAGACAGGCTTGGGGTATCCAGGTTCAGGCTCCAGCGCTGTTCGCCGGACACGGTATCAAATGCCTGTAACAGGCCGTTACCGGTATGCACCAGCACCAGGCCGTCACTGACTTCCGGACGGGACAATACTTCACCACCGGCGTTGGCGGTCCATGCGATTTCACCGTCGTTCGCGTTCAGGGCGATCAATGTACCGCGCTCTGTACCCACATAAACGTGTTCACCGGAAACGGTCAGACCGCCGGATAACATCGCCGGGATATCCGCGGATAAGAAACCGGTTTTTTCCGCCAGATTCACTGACCAGATTTCAACACCGGAATCGGTATCCAGGGCTTTGACCAGGCCATTGCGGTCAGCCGCATAGACACTGGATCCTTCCCATGCCGGGGAAAGGTGAGAATAGTATTTACCGACACCGTCACCGACGGATTTATCCCACACGGTTTCCGGGGTGAACTGACTTGTCACTTCCGGCAGTGGTGACATCACGATAGTATCCTGTTCACTTGAACAGCCGGCCAGCAGCACAGAGGCGACTAATCCTACCAGCAGTGTTTTACGCAGTTGCATTATCGAGAGTCCCCTCACCCGGCTAAGTTATCGAGTTTGAATGTCATAACGGATTTGATAGTCCCGGCACCTTCACTCTGAATACCGGTGGTGTAGGCTTCCTGCGCGCCTTTCACATCCCCTTTCTGTAACAGGGCGTCACCGCGGATATCCTGTGCGTAAGCCGCCCAGCCTTTCCCTTTCACTGCCGCAACGGTCGCCAGCGCGGCATCCGGTTTTTTCTGACTCAGCTGTACACGGGCCAGACGTGCATTAATCAGATCTTTTAAATCTTCATTATCGGTTTTTGTCAGCGCCTGGCTCAGGGCATTTTCTGCCGCCGGGAGGTCGTTGCTGTCAACCGCTTTCATCGCCAGATCAAGACCGGCGATAGCACCGTAGTTGTTATTGGCTTCTTTCGCAAAAGCCTGCAGACGGGCGGTCTGCTCCGCCGGGGTGCCTTTTGCTGTGATCGCCGTTTCATAGGCAATCGCCGCATCCTGTAATTTGCTGACCTGGTGAGACTGATAGTAGTTCCAGCCGGCAATACCGCCGATACCGATGATCAAACCTGCCGCGATTGCTTTGCCGTTTTCGACAAAGAAATTCTTCAGCGCTGATACCTGTTCATTTTCTGTGGTATAGACTTCCACACGTCTCTCCTTAACCTAAAAGTTCGCTCAGACGAGCGGAAAGCCCGCTCTGTGCCAGCGTCTGCTGCTCACCGGTGGCCAGTTCTTTGACAGTGACTGTCCCGTTGGCAATTTCATCCTCACCTAAAATCAGGGCGATGCGCGCACCGTTTTTATCCGCACGGCTCAGCTGGCGTTTAAAGTTGCCGCCGCCGTAGTTGGTCATGATACGCACACCCGGCAGGCTGTCGCGGATCTGTTCCGCCAGCATCATTGCCGCAACCTGGCTGCCTTCACCGAAGGAGGCCAGATAAATATCGGTCACTGCAGTTTCGCTCACAAAGTCCGGATTGACGGACTGAACCAGCAGTACCATACGCTCCAGACCCATGGCAAAACCCACCGCCGGGGTATTATGACCGCCGAGCTGTTCAACCAGCCCGTCATAACGGCCGCCCGCGCAGACAGTTCCCTGCGAACCCAGTGCGGTGGTCACCCACTCAAACACGGTGCGGTTATAGTAATCCAGACCACGGACCAGACGCTGATTGATGCGGTACTGAATACCGGCAGCATCCAGGATGGCACACAGGCCGTCAAAGTGGGCTTTTGATTCTTCATCAAGATAATCAAACAGTGCCGGTGCATCGTTCAGGAGTTCCTGAACAACTTTGTCTTTGGAATCCAGCACACGCAGCGGGTTGGTGTACATCCGGCGTTTGCAGTCTTCATCCAGTTTGTCTTTGTGCTGTTCCAGGAAGGCAACCAGTGCTTCACGGTAGTTTGCACGCGCCTGTAACGAACCGATTGAGTTCAGTTCCAGGGTAACATGCTCCGCAATGCCCAGCTCACGCCACCAGCGGGCGGTCATCATAATCAGCTCAGCATCGATATCCGGACCGCTCAGGCCGAAAACTTCCGCACCCAGCTGATGGAACTGACGATAGCGGCCTTTCTGCGGACGCTCGTGGCGGAACATCGGTCCGATATACCAGAGGCGCTGTTCCTGATTGTACAGCAGGCCTTTCTCGATCCCGGCACGAACACAGCCCGCTGTTCCTTCCGGCCGCAGTGTTAAGCTCACATTTTCTTCGCGGTCCTGAAAAGAGTACATTTCCTTTTCAACAACATCAGTCACTTCACCGATGGCGCGCTGAAACAGGGGGGTATGCTCGACAATCGGCGTACGGATTTCACTGATCCCGTAGCTTGTCAGAATGCGTTTAAGCGTGTTTTCAATACGCTGCCATACCGCAGTATCAGCAGGCAGATAATCATTCATACCACGAACAGATTGGATTTTTGTCGCCACGTTAATTCTCTTAACTCAATGAAATATGTTTCCGATTATAAAAGCGACCCTGTGCGGGTGCAATATCGGGAGGCGGATATATCGTCTTAAAACAGCATATCTGCCAAAACAGACAAAACCGGCTCATCAATAATGAGCCGGTCCGCGATTATTCTTTCTCAACCAGACTGATATCAATCCGGTTATTCTGATCCAGCATGGCCGCTTTGGCACGGATTTTCGCTTCCAGCTGATCAATCATATCGGTGTTATCCAGGCGCTCTTTCTGACGGACACCATCTTCATAGAACCCGCTGCGGGTTTTCGCACCGGTCACACCCAGTGTGGAGACTTCCGCCTCGCCCGGACCGTTAACCACACAGCCGATAATCGACACATCCATCGGAGTGATGATATCTTCCAGCCGTTGTTCCAGGGCATTCACGGTGCCAAT is a genomic window containing:
- the bamB gene encoding outer membrane protein assembly factor BamB, encoding MQLRKTLLVGLVASVLLAGCSSEQDTIVMSPLPEVTSQFTPETVWDKSVGDGVGKYYSHLSPAWEGSSVYAADRNGLVKALDTDSGVEIWSVNLAEKTGFLSADIPAMLSGGLTVSGEHVYVGTERGTLIALNANDGEIAWTANAGGEVLSRPEVSDGLVLVHTGNGLLQAFDTVSGEQRWSLNLDTPSLSVRGESAPAVAMGAAFVGGDNGRVSAVMLGQGQIIWQQRISQTTGTTEISRLNDVDMTPVVADGRVYAIAYNGNLVAMDMRSGQILWKRDFGSVNELVLDGESLYVVDQDDNVYGLRAADGVTMWSQDKLLHRNLSAPEIFNGYLVVGDGEGYLHWLDTSNGQFVAQNKLNSSGILSRPSIAGDKLMVQARDGRLYLLRR
- a CDS encoding YfgM family protein; translated protein: MEVYTTENEQVSALKNFFVENGKAIAAGLIIGIGGIAGWNYYQSHQVSKLQDAAIAYETAITAKGTPAEQTARLQAFAKEANNNYGAIAGLDLAMKAVDSNDLPAAENALSQALTKTDNEDLKDLINARLARVQLSQKKPDAALATVAAVKGKGWAAYAQDIRGDALLQKGDVKGAQEAYTTGIQSEGAGTIKSVMTFKLDNLAG
- the hisS gene encoding histidine--tRNA ligase; the protein is MATKIQSVRGMNDYLPADTAVWQRIENTLKRILTSYGISEIRTPIVEHTPLFQRAIGEVTDVVEKEMYSFQDREENVSLTLRPEGTAGCVRAGIEKGLLYNQEQRLWYIGPMFRHERPQKGRYRQFHQLGAEVFGLSGPDIDAELIMMTARWWRELGIAEHVTLELNSIGSLQARANYREALVAFLEQHKDKLDEDCKRRMYTNPLRVLDSKDKVVQELLNDAPALFDYLDEESKAHFDGLCAILDAAGIQYRINQRLVRGLDYYNRTVFEWVTTALGSQGTVCAGGRYDGLVEQLGGHNTPAVGFAMGLERMVLLVQSVNPDFVSETAVTDIYLASFGEGSQVAAMMLAEQIRDSLPGVRIMTNYGGGNFKRQLSRADKNGARIALILGEDEIANGTVTVKELATGEQQTLAQSGLSARLSELLG